The following coding sequences lie in one Halomonas sp. 'Soap Lake #6' genomic window:
- the cydD gene encoding thiol reductant ABC exporter subunit CydD: MPACHQNEVIPITPRRWLSSLAKREQKRLTGAAVCGVLAGVQTVVLVVGLAWLIEQLVVHDRSPAEFVPLFLALAAAVGLRAVFQSAQEVLSAEASLRIRLFARAELLSKIAELGPVWLTQQQSGALATQVVEHVDALDGYFARFYPQLRIVVALPLIIVCVVGWLDYLVAIFLFLSAPLIPLFMALVGMGAERLNQDQFKAVSRLSAHFIDRVRGMTTLQLFGHTQSAQRTVWYATDEYRRLSMRTLRLAFLSSAVLEFFASVAIAVVAMYVGFGLLGYIDYGPSPSLTLFSGLAVLLLAPEFFQPLRTLSQHYHDRAAALGAAESVVVIYNEPSLVPDHLAKPLEPGAVCELANASIGYSGRGLALQAVNVSIFDGDVVAVTGESGSGKSSLLAVLAGFMAPLSGAYRREASKVAWLDQNPCIIQGSLADNLRLASPTADAESMIHALQQAGLGQLLAALPAGLESAIGERGVGLSGGQAQRLALARIYLSSASLILLDEPTASLDASTEQVVIQALLSWAKEGRTLVVATHHPAIVAVANRHFICEMGKLKEVAP, from the coding sequence ATGCCTGCTTGTCATCAAAATGAGGTGATACCCATAACGCCGCGCCGTTGGCTCTCTTCGCTTGCAAAGCGCGAGCAAAAAAGGCTAACCGGTGCGGCAGTGTGTGGCGTTTTGGCGGGAGTTCAAACGGTTGTCCTAGTGGTGGGGCTAGCTTGGCTGATCGAGCAGTTAGTGGTTCATGACCGTTCGCCAGCAGAGTTTGTGCCACTATTTTTAGCACTAGCTGCTGCAGTAGGGCTTCGCGCAGTTTTTCAATCAGCGCAGGAGGTGTTGAGTGCTGAGGCTAGCCTACGGATTCGTTTGTTTGCGAGGGCCGAACTCCTATCTAAAATTGCTGAGCTTGGCCCTGTCTGGTTAACGCAGCAACAAAGTGGCGCGCTGGCTACCCAAGTGGTTGAGCATGTCGATGCGCTGGATGGCTACTTTGCTCGTTTCTACCCTCAACTGCGCATTGTGGTGGCCTTACCGCTAATTATTGTCTGTGTAGTGGGGTGGCTGGACTACTTAGTCGCCATTTTTTTGTTTCTGTCAGCACCGCTTATCCCTCTCTTTATGGCTTTAGTGGGCATGGGGGCCGAGCGTTTGAATCAAGACCAGTTCAAAGCCGTCTCTCGTTTATCCGCACACTTCATAGATCGCGTACGCGGCATGACGACGCTGCAACTTTTTGGCCATACTCAATCTGCGCAGCGAACGGTGTGGTATGCCACTGATGAGTATCGCCGCTTAAGTATGCGTACCTTACGGTTGGCATTTTTATCCTCCGCAGTGCTTGAGTTTTTTGCGTCAGTAGCGATCGCCGTTGTTGCTATGTATGTAGGTTTTGGCCTGCTGGGCTATATCGATTACGGTCCATCACCGTCGCTTACGCTATTTAGTGGCCTGGCCGTCCTCTTGTTGGCGCCTGAGTTTTTCCAGCCTTTACGTACGCTTTCCCAGCACTATCATGATCGTGCGGCAGCACTAGGTGCTGCTGAAAGCGTGGTTGTTATTTATAACGAACCGAGCTTGGTGCCTGACCACTTGGCAAAGCCACTGGAGCCAGGTGCAGTGTGTGAGCTTGCAAACGCAAGCATAGGTTATTCAGGCCGAGGGCTGGCGCTTCAGGCAGTAAACGTTTCGATTTTTGATGGTGACGTTGTTGCTGTTACGGGGGAGTCGGGCAGTGGTAAGTCATCGCTCTTGGCAGTGTTGGCAGGCTTTATGGCTCCCCTTAGTGGTGCCTATCGTCGAGAAGCTTCAAAAGTGGCGTGGCTTGATCAAAATCCCTGCATTATTCAGGGCAGTTTGGCAGATAATCTGCGGTTAGCTAGCCCAACTGCAGATGCTGAATCCATGATTCATGCATTGCAGCAGGCTGGGCTGGGGCAGCTATTAGCAGCATTGCCTGCCGGGCTTGAGAGTGCCATTGGTGAGCGGGGTGTTGGGCTATCAGGAGGGCAGGCCCAGCGCCTTGCCCTTGCACGCATTTACCTGAGTTCAGCATCGTTAATATTGTTAGATGAGCCAACAGCGAGCTTGGATGCATCAACTGAACAGGTAGTTATCCAGGCGTTATTGTCGTGGGCTAAAGAGGGACGCACGCTCGTGGTTGCGACGCATCACCCTGCAATCGTTGCTGTTGCCAATAGGCACTTTATATGTGAAATGGGCAAACTCAAAGAGGTGGCCCCGTGA
- the cydB gene encoding cytochrome d ubiquinol oxidase subunit II, with protein MEMFDLTLIWAFIIGFGIMMYVLMDGFDLGLGILYPFAPDEDARDVMMNSVAPVWDGNETWLVLGGAGLLGAFPLVYSVFLPALYIGVFLMLAGLIFRGVAFEFRFKSRRNRRWWNRAFCWGSAIAAFAQGAVVGAYIQGFPVENFAYVGGPFDWLTPFSILTGLGLMAGYALLGATWLILKSEGHIQDWAYKITPMLLALVLLVFGIISIWTPFVNPLVWERWFGNIQLIWIFPFLALACAFIVYRSVKTRREGVPFLATIGIYVFTYLGLIVSKWPVIVPPNYTLWDAASAPESQLFLLIGVLFVIPIILTYTAWTYWVFRGKVRVGDGYH; from the coding sequence ATGGAAATGTTTGATTTAACGCTAATATGGGCGTTCATCATCGGCTTTGGCATCATGATGTACGTACTGATGGATGGGTTTGATCTGGGGCTTGGGATACTGTACCCATTTGCTCCTGATGAAGATGCTCGCGACGTCATGATGAATTCTGTGGCGCCTGTCTGGGATGGTAATGAGACCTGGCTAGTGCTTGGGGGGGCAGGTTTGTTGGGCGCCTTCCCGCTGGTCTACTCGGTGTTTCTGCCAGCACTTTATATTGGCGTTTTTCTAATGTTGGCGGGGTTGATTTTCCGCGGTGTTGCCTTTGAGTTTCGTTTTAAGTCGCGCCGTAACCGTCGCTGGTGGAACCGAGCATTTTGCTGGGGATCTGCGATTGCTGCCTTTGCCCAAGGGGCGGTAGTAGGAGCCTATATTCAGGGCTTCCCCGTTGAAAATTTCGCCTATGTGGGCGGTCCATTCGACTGGCTGACACCATTTTCTATATTAACTGGTCTTGGCCTAATGGCGGGTTATGCTTTGCTTGGGGCGACTTGGCTGATTCTGAAGTCCGAGGGGCATATTCAAGATTGGGCTTATAAGATTACTCCCATGTTACTGGCGCTTGTGCTGCTCGTTTTTGGGATTATTAGTATATGGACGCCGTTTGTGAACCCGCTGGTGTGGGAGCGTTGGTTTGGTAATATTCAGCTTATATGGATCTTCCCATTCCTGGCGCTTGCCTGTGCTTTTATTGTCTATCGCTCGGTGAAAACGCGGCGTGAGGGCGTACCGTTCCTAGCTACCATCGGTATCTATGTTTTCACCTACCTGGGTTTGATTGTTAGTAAGTGGCCTGTGATTGTGCCCCCTAACTACACACTTTGGGATGCCGCATCTGCGCCGGAGTCACAGCTTTTCTTATTGATTGGCGTGTTATTCGTCATTCCTATCATTCTCACTTATACCGCCTGGACGTACTGGGTATTCCGCGGCAAGGTGCGGGTTGGTGACGGGTATCACTGA
- a CDS encoding cytochrome ubiquinol oxidase subunit I encodes MELDPLLLSRLQFAFVVSFHAIFPVFTIGLASYIALLHGLFYKTENPAWDRLALFWTKVFAVVFGMGVVSGIVMSFQFGTNWSNFSQAASNFLGPVLSYEVVTAFFLEAAFLGVLLFGRGKVPQGVHLFAAIMVAIGTFISSFWILSANSWMHTPAGVELIDNRFHIISWTEAIFNPSFPYRFLHMAVASFLTGGFVVAGVSAWFLLRDRDPEANRRALSMCLWLLLFLAPIQAVIGDFHGLNTLEHQPTKVAAMEGHWETSTNVPLLLFAIPDQEAQTNHFAFGIPNLASIILTHSPDGEIPGISEAPPEEQPPVLIVFWAFRVMVGIGLLMIAVSLTGLILRRKGRIYQQPLFLKSLVGMIAMPFVAVLAGWIVTETGRAPWLVYGMMTHAEGLTPSLTGSMALFTLIGYILVYGVVFYAGVYYLTRVVRNGMLPEEERETVGDNFHRPMRPLSATHTPFDDDVDPVRS; translated from the coding sequence ATGGAACTTGATCCCCTGTTGTTATCGCGATTGCAGTTTGCATTCGTTGTATCGTTTCATGCGATTTTCCCTGTCTTTACGATCGGCTTAGCGTCCTATATAGCGCTACTTCATGGCCTGTTTTATAAGACCGAGAACCCTGCCTGGGATCGTCTCGCTCTATTCTGGACAAAGGTGTTTGCCGTTGTCTTTGGTATGGGCGTGGTATCAGGCATCGTGATGTCTTTCCAATTTGGAACTAACTGGAGCAATTTCTCCCAAGCAGCATCAAATTTTCTTGGGCCCGTCCTTAGTTATGAGGTGGTCACCGCTTTCTTTTTAGAGGCCGCTTTTCTTGGCGTGCTTCTATTTGGTCGTGGAAAAGTACCCCAGGGAGTGCATCTATTTGCTGCCATCATGGTGGCCATCGGTACATTTATCTCTTCATTCTGGATCCTTTCGGCGAACAGTTGGATGCACACGCCAGCAGGGGTAGAGTTAATCGATAATCGCTTCCATATTATTTCGTGGACCGAAGCGATTTTTAATCCCTCTTTCCCTTATCGCTTCCTGCACATGGCTGTAGCTTCCTTTCTGACGGGCGGCTTTGTTGTGGCGGGAGTGAGTGCATGGTTCTTGCTCCGTGATCGAGACCCAGAAGCGAATCGACGTGCACTGTCAATGTGCCTTTGGTTACTGTTGTTCTTGGCGCCGATTCAAGCCGTTATCGGTGACTTTCATGGTCTGAACACATTGGAGCACCAGCCTACAAAGGTCGCCGCAATGGAAGGGCACTGGGAAACATCGACTAATGTGCCGCTACTGTTATTTGCGATACCCGATCAAGAAGCGCAAACCAATCACTTTGCGTTCGGCATCCCTAACTTAGCGAGCATTATTTTGACCCACTCGCCCGATGGTGAGATACCGGGAATTAGTGAAGCACCGCCGGAAGAGCAGCCACCCGTATTGATTGTTTTTTGGGCCTTTAGGGTAATGGTTGGAATTGGCTTATTGATGATTGCGGTTTCGTTGACAGGTCTGATTTTACGTCGCAAAGGGCGCATCTATCAGCAGCCATTATTTCTAAAATCGCTGGTAGGTATGATTGCCATGCCGTTTGTCGCGGTCTTGGCAGGCTGGATCGTCACTGAAACTGGCCGTGCGCCCTGGTTGGTATACGGCATGATGACCCATGCGGAGGGCTTAACACCCTCACTAACCGGCTCCATGGCGTTATTTACCTTAATTGGTTACATATTGGTTTACGGGGTAGTGTTTTATGCAGGCGTTTACTACCTCACGCGTGTCGTACGCAATGGTATGTTGCCAGAAGAAGAGCGTGAAACAGTGGGTGATAACTTCCACCGTCCCATGCGTCCGCTTTCTGCAACGCATACCCCTTTTGATGATGACGTTGATCCAGTCAGGAGCTAA
- a CDS encoding calcium/sodium antiporter translates to MLLACIAVLVGLALLIWSAEKFIDGAAATSHWLGLSPLLIGMLVIGFGTSAPEMTVSVLAAMQGNPGLAVGNAYGSNIANIGLVLGFVALIAPLAVHSDVIRKEMPLLVVIMLLTGYMLFDGWISRWESILLLCGLVLFIGVSIVRSRAQQGDPLTGEVAETLESKALSRGKAIMWTLVGLVLLIASSRLLVWGAVEIAVGFGVSDLIIGLTVVAIGTSLPELASSISALRRKEHDMVLGNVVGSNLFNSLAVVGLAGVIHPIEVGREVLVRDWSVMTVMTLLMVLFAFSWRGRPRRINRVEGGVLFSLFIAYTGYLVSLVLLS, encoded by the coding sequence ATGTTACTCGCCTGCATAGCGGTGCTGGTAGGGCTAGCTCTTTTAATTTGGAGCGCGGAAAAATTCATCGACGGCGCGGCAGCCACTTCACATTGGTTGGGGCTTTCGCCGCTGCTTATTGGCATGCTTGTGATTGGTTTTGGGACATCGGCACCCGAAATGACTGTGTCAGTGCTAGCCGCTATGCAGGGAAACCCTGGGCTGGCGGTGGGGAATGCTTACGGCTCGAACATTGCGAATATAGGCCTCGTACTGGGCTTTGTAGCGCTGATAGCGCCATTGGCTGTTCATTCAGATGTCATTCGCAAAGAGATGCCGCTCTTGGTAGTTATCATGCTGCTAACTGGCTACATGCTGTTTGATGGTTGGATCTCTCGCTGGGAGTCCATTTTGTTGCTTTGCGGACTGGTGCTTTTTATTGGTGTGAGTATCGTTCGTTCCCGTGCTCAGCAGGGCGATCCATTGACGGGTGAGGTTGCTGAAACGTTAGAGAGTAAAGCCCTTTCCCGCGGCAAGGCGATAATGTGGACCCTGGTTGGCCTGGTGCTGCTAATTGCTAGCTCACGCTTATTGGTATGGGGAGCCGTTGAGATTGCGGTTGGCTTTGGTGTCAGTGATCTCATTATTGGGCTGACGGTGGTGGCTATAGGCACTTCCTTGCCTGAGCTGGCTTCCTCTATCAGTGCTCTACGCCGTAAAGAGCATGACATGGTGCTGGGGAATGTAGTGGGATCCAACTTGTTCAATAGCTTGGCAGTTGTTGGGTTGGCAGGGGTTATTCATCCTATTGAAGTGGGGCGCGAAGTATTGGTGCGGGACTGGAGTGTTATGACCGTTATGACACTTCTAATGGTGCTATTCGCCTTCTCTTGGCGAGGGCGCCCACGTCGTATTAACCGTGTTGAGGGCGGGGTGTTGTTCTCGTTATTTATAGCGTACACAGGTTATCTGGTGAGTTTGGTACTACTCTCTTAA
- a CDS encoding paraquat-inducible protein A, whose product MPHFSLKNRPSVSVNTPLVDRTPPELRAQRRRLRACHECDWVSALPPLNSGEKASCPRCSHTLVKRHRYPAQRSMALAISALIALLVAVSFPFVSFSIGGVGNRIELSQTATTLIAFHQPVVAIAVIMTIIVLPAVYLIGVIWLQYGLLSGRHMSFSRDIARSLAHLTPWMMADVFIIGALVSLIKIAGMAQIELGISFWSFCIFAVLLLMTTQSLDADWMWFSLEGEPLAPEGTKTGTTGFSQGVTGCPTCGLVNRLSHSGEKNRCVRCHEKLHQRLPHSLQRTWALLFAAAVMYIPANVYPIMTTTSLGHAMPSTIIGGVVHLLQMGSWPVALVIFVASVIVPVGKLMALTWLCLVIKRSNELNAQSRTKLYRITEFIGRWSMVDVFVVAILVALIRAGSLMSITPGPAALAFGSVVVLTMFAAMTFDPRLIWDAPPPRSTRRETAAKEPVDG is encoded by the coding sequence TTGCCCCATTTCTCATTAAAAAATCGCCCATCGGTGTCAGTTAACACACCGCTGGTTGACCGCACACCACCTGAGCTACGCGCTCAACGGAGACGGCTGCGCGCTTGCCATGAATGCGATTGGGTATCAGCACTACCCCCTCTTAACTCCGGGGAAAAAGCATCTTGCCCACGCTGCTCTCATACGCTGGTAAAACGCCACCGCTACCCCGCTCAACGCAGCATGGCATTAGCCATTTCAGCGCTTATTGCGTTACTGGTGGCGGTCTCGTTTCCCTTCGTTAGTTTCAGCATAGGGGGAGTGGGAAACCGAATTGAGCTTTCACAGACAGCGACTACCTTAATAGCTTTTCATCAGCCCGTTGTCGCGATTGCAGTTATCATGACGATCATTGTGCTGCCTGCAGTTTATCTTATTGGAGTCATTTGGCTTCAGTACGGACTTTTAAGCGGCAGGCATATGTCATTTAGCCGTGACATTGCGCGATCACTGGCCCACTTAACTCCTTGGATGATGGCTGATGTATTCATTATTGGTGCGCTTGTCAGCCTCATAAAAATAGCTGGTATGGCACAAATCGAGCTAGGCATTTCATTTTGGTCGTTTTGTATTTTTGCAGTGCTACTACTTATGACGACTCAGTCTCTGGATGCAGACTGGATGTGGTTCTCTTTGGAAGGCGAACCCCTCGCTCCAGAAGGAACGAAGACAGGCACAACCGGCTTTAGCCAAGGGGTAACGGGATGCCCTACCTGCGGTTTAGTGAACCGGCTGTCACATAGCGGCGAAAAAAATCGCTGCGTCCGTTGTCATGAGAAGCTACATCAGCGATTACCACACAGTTTACAGCGTACTTGGGCACTGCTATTTGCAGCCGCTGTCATGTATATCCCTGCTAACGTATATCCTATTATGACCACCACTAGCCTGGGACATGCCATGCCTTCTACCATCATCGGCGGTGTGGTGCACTTATTGCAGATGGGCTCCTGGCCAGTAGCCCTGGTTATCTTTGTTGCTAGCGTTATCGTACCCGTGGGCAAGCTTATGGCCTTGACGTGGCTATGTCTTGTTATCAAGCGTAGCAATGAACTAAATGCCCAAAGCAGAACAAAGCTTTACAGAATCACAGAATTTATTGGTCGCTGGTCAATGGTCGATGTCTTTGTTGTTGCCATACTGGTAGCACTGATACGGGCAGGCTCTCTGATGTCGATTACCCCGGGGCCAGCCGCACTCGCTTTTGGCTCAGTGGTTGTGCTCACTATGTTTGCTGCCATGACGTTTGACCCACGCTTGATTTGGGACGCCCCGCCTCCACGCTCTACTCGCCGTGAAACGGCCGCCAAGGAACCTGTTGATGGCTAA